In Acyrthosiphon pisum isolate AL4f unplaced genomic scaffold, pea_aphid_22Mar2018_4r6ur Scaffold_21674;HRSCAF=24568, whole genome shotgun sequence, a single genomic region encodes these proteins:
- the LOC100574322 gene encoding uncharacterized protein LOC100574322 isoform X2, with translation MTNSYGNTSKIVCSVSILSNKNIDFTLIFRFPKDPELQNKWTLKCRRGDRMNPCLSYMCSEHFSDDAYVRDLKAELLAYTPKCRKLKPDAMPTLNLPEDYAHSNVASTSSSSRRSRMELRKKKTGDYNYIMLSLITNKY, from the exons aTGACCAATAGTTACGGCAATACCTCAAAAATTGTTTGCTCAGTTAGCAtactttcaaacaaaaatatagattttactctaatttttagaTTTCCAAAAGACCCAGAGCTACAAAATAAGTGGACTCTAAAGTGTAGAAGAGGAGATAGAATGAATCCTTGTTTATCATATATGTGTTCTGAACATTTTAGTGATGATGCATATGTTCGAGATCTTAAAGCCGAACtcttag CATACACTCCTAAATGTCGAAAATTAAAACCTGATGCCATGCCTACCCTAAATTTACCAGAAGACTATGCCCACAGTAATGTAGCATCAACATCATCATCTAGTCGTAGAAGTAGAATggaattaagaaaaaaaaaaacaggtgattataattatattatgttatcattaattactaataaatattga